In Meleagris gallopavo isolate NT-WF06-2002-E0010 breed Aviagen turkey brand Nicholas breeding stock chromosome 2, Turkey_5.1, whole genome shotgun sequence, the following are encoded in one genomic region:
- the LOC104909659 gene encoding formin-2-like has protein sequence MQAIKTVEKEVTFIKETLFTESFLKKQECSRSPESRQLCEQQPLEGAVCSSQCCTEHVPAEPSASSTLCKKAALADGREAQQAFASLASPPLENKPGLLEGILPAGQGRETREHGLITEGVVLRKIMGNQDGKLKKNAGDVHEGGEDASGPKDTDGTKKVSGSKRGLGKHAKGSESGKKKGKSDSRASVFSNLRIRKNLSKAKDGNSSSREDVLESQALPAGELDSTHSIVTKTPDISISADEGGLSDTDAEHFEIRNETVPVAAETQDGQRTSSGSDTDIYSFHSATEQEDLLSDIQQAIRLQQQQQGAINIGTEDLVTKTMGRHMANSQAAPLDFERFLSVTATDKDSSPDAVEAFPAVSEIVEDVPVSCATERELKEAVNGTGSPGNGLFEPQERKQLPEEQLTAGVDAVACELEGDLNRTLIENGSEACSSTTHPPTSAADSEAKTAEVQAVDFQGSVTEVSASDAGQDYAAETQEGKHIPPASQEDLHNGLSMEMKNGTLSSEGAAGSPMFGSRCFKPYLINPCYIKTTTRQLSSPNHSPSPSPSQSPLFTRRQESSHKKEKVPIKKQRSASLAGLFSRSADWTEEVSNHRSEIRQKVGSAGYLEHKGFSEKFQTERVPLTHSRKSSGVQASTEAFPNVFSGE, from the coding sequence ATGCAGGCAATAAAAACTGTGGAAAAAGAAGTGACTTTTATAAAGGAAACGCTTTTCACAGAATCCTTCCTAAAGAAACAGGAATGCAGCAGAAGCCCAGagagcaggcagctctgtgagcagcagccattggAAGGAGCTGTCTGCAGCTCGCAGTGCTGTACTGAGCATGTCCCAGCGGAGCCCAGTGCAAGCAGCACATTATGCAAAAAGGCAGCTCTAGCAGATGGGAGAGAGGCACAGCAAGCATTTGCTTCACTTGCATCACCACCGCTTGAAAACAAACCTGGATTGCTAGAGGGGATCTTGCCGGCAGGCCAAGGGAGAGAGACCCGGGAGCATGGCTTGATTACTGAAGGTGTTGTGTTGCGAAAAATCATGGGGAATCAAGATGGGaagctaaagaaaaatgcaggtGATGTGCATGAAGGAGGAGAGGATGCCTCTGGGCCGAAGGATACAGATGGCACAAAGAAGGTATCGGGAAGCAAAAGGGGACTGGGGAAGCATGCAAAAGGAAGCGAATCTGGTAAAAAGAAGGGTAAATCAGATTCGAGAGCTTCTGTGTTTTCAAATTTGAGGATTAGAAAAAATCTGTCCAAGGCTAAAGATGGGAATAGTAGTTCAAGGGAGGATGTTTTGGAAAGTCAGGCCTTGCCAGCCGGAGAGCTGGACAGTACTCATTCGATCGTTACCAAAACTCCAGATATaagcatctctgcagatgaagGGGGTCTTTCTGATACAGATGCTGAACATtttgaaatcagaaatgaaactgtCCCAGTTGCTGCAGAGACACAGGATGGACAAAGGACCAGCTCTGGCTCTGATACAGATATATACAGTTTCCATTCAGCCACAGAGCAAGAGGATTTGCTTTCTGATATCCAGCAAGCTATtagactgcagcagcagcagcagggggcAATTAACATTGGAACGGAGGACCTTGTCACCAAAACAATGGGCCGACACATGGCTAATTCGCAAGCAGCCCCTTTGGATTTTGAACGGTTTCTTTCAGTAACCGCCACTGACAAAGACAGTAGCCCTGACGCTGTGGAGGCTTTTCCAGCAGTATCTGAAATTGTAGAAGACGTTCCTGTTTCCTGTGCAACTGAACGTGAACTGAAAGAAGCAGTAAATGGAACAGGCTCTCCTGGTAACGGTTTATTTGAACCACAGGAACGTAAGCAATTGCCTGAGGAACAGCTCACTGCTGGAGTGGATGCTGTAGCTTGTGAGCTAGAGGGTGATTTAAATAGAACATTGATAGAAAATGGGTCTGAGGCATGCAGCTCCACAACACATCCTCCAACCTCAGCAGCAGATTCTGAGGCTAAAACTGCTGAAGTGCAGGCTGTTGATTTCCAAGGCTCAGTAACAGAGGTTAGTGCGTCAGATGCAGGCCAAGATTATGCTGCTGAGACTCAGGAAGGGAAACACATTCCACCAGCCAGTCAAGAGGACTTGCATAATGGTTTATctatggaaatgaaaaatggcACTTTATCCTCTGAAGGAGCAGCCGGAAGTCCGATGTTTGGCTCCCGATGCTTTAAGCCCTATCTAATTAATCCTTGTTACATCAAAACCACAACTAGGCAACTGAGTTCTCCCAACCATTCACCTTCTCCCTCCCCATCTCAGAGCCCGCTTTTTACAAGGAGGCAAGAGTCCTcccacaaaaaagaaaaagttcctATTAAGAAGCAGAGGTCTGCTAGTTTGGCTGGTTTATTTAGCCGTTCAGCAGACTGGACAGAAGAAGTATCTAATCACAGAAGCGAGATAAGGCAGAAGGTGGGCTCTGCAGGCTACTTGGAGCATAAGGGATTTAGTGAGaaatttcaaacagaaagagTGCCTTTGACTCATTCAAGAAAGTCCTCAGGGGTGCAGGCTTCTACAGAGGCATTTCCCAATGTCTTTTCAGGTGAGTGA